CGAGGTCTTCGACGAGGTGCGCGTCGCCTTCGAGCGCGAGCACCCGCTCGGCGCCGAGCGCGTCGGTGGCGAGCATGAGGTGTCCTCCCCACGTCAGCCATCGCCGCTGCGAGGGGCGATCGACGTCGAACCCGGGCGCCGCGTACACGCCGACCCGGACCCCACCATCGAGAGGCCGCGAGACCGCGCGGGTGTCCATCACCAGCTCGAGCCGGGCGCGGAAGGCGGAGTAGCCGTCCTCGAAACCTTCGGGCAGGACGCCGTCCGCGAGCTGCTGCTGGCGCGTCGTGAGCGCCGGATCACCCAGCTCCTCGCCGTCTCCGAAGCTCCGGCTGTCATAGCCGGTCGACAGGCGGAGGCGAGAGCGGCGCCAGAAGCGCCAGTCCAGTCGGGCCTCGGTCTCGAGGCGGGCTTCGGAGAAGCGCGCGCGGTTCGCGATCGTGTTGTCGGCTCCCGGTCCGACGCCGCCGTAGATGTAGTCGTCGCGCCGCGAGGCGCGGAAGCGCGCGCTGACGCTCAGGTCGTCCACGGTGATCGTGTCGACGACCCGCGCGTCGAGCGCTCCGGTCCCCCCGAAGCCGGCGCTGACATCGATCTGGTTCGCGTCGTGCAGCGCGTGCTTCCACGTCGCGAAGAGCCGCACGCTCGGGCGAAGTCCGAGGTCGAAGTACGCGACCGGGAGGACCACGAAGTCTCGCCGCAGGTAGTCGGCGAGGCTGGTGATGGCTCCCGTCGCCTCGAGCTCGGTCAGGAGCCAGCCGATCGGAGCGCGGAGCAGGTACTCGGTGACCAGGTAGAGCGGCGCCGTGGCGACGCGCGGGATCCACATCCACGGCTCGGCCGGGTCCTCCGGTGGGGCACCGCGGCCGTCGTAGTCGGGGACCGCGCGCGGCTCGGGGCGCCGGGGCTCCGCGCCGGGGTCGGCCTGCGCCGTCGCCAGCGCCGCGTGCGCGAGCGAGGTCGAGACGATCAAGGCGGCAAGTATACGTGCCATGGTTTTCTGCTCCGTGTCCGTTGGGTGGACTTCGGAGAGACCAGTTGGCAAGCGACGTGCCGCGCCGCAGCGCAGCGCGAACGGGACGTCGACGCGGCGCGAGCCGCGAGGAGCCGCGAGGGCTCGTGGGGCGCCCCGAGATATCGTGGTGGGATGCGGCGGAGCTCGGTCGGACGTCACCGGAGAGCGTTTGCGCCGCCGACGTTCTTGGGGTTTAAACCCCGCGTTGTGGAGCCAGAACGTGATGGGGGCGCGCACGCGCTGGGGCGGCGGGACGAGCTGATCCTTCGCTGCGCGGGCGAGGGTATCTACGGCGTCGACCGCGAAGGGATCACCACCTTCGTCAATCCGGCGGGCGCGGCGATGGTCGGCTACCGACCCGAGGAGCTGATGGGGAAGCTCTCGCACGTGCTCATCCACCACTCCTTCGCCGACGGCGAGCACTACGAGCACACTCGCTGCCCGATCTACGCGGCCTTCAAGGACGGCGCGGTGCACACCGTCCGCGACGAGGTGTTCTGGCGGAAAGACGGGACCTCGTTCCCGGTGGAGTACGTCAGCACACCGATTCGGGGAGACGAAGGGGAGCTGATCGGCGCGGTGGTCACCTTCCGCGACGTCACCGAGCGCCACGAGCGCGAGGCCGCGCTGAGAGAGGCCCTGGCGGAGGTCGAGCGGCTCAAGGAGAAGCTCCAGGAAGAGAACGAGTACCTCCGCGACGAGATCTCCGGCCACGCGCTCTCCAACATGATCGGAGACAGCGCGTCACTCGGCCGGGCGAAGCATCGCGTGGAGCAGGTCGCACCGACCGACGCGACGGTCCTCATCCTGGGCGAGACCGGGGTCGGCAAGGAGCTCTTCGCGCGCGCGATCCACGACCTGAGCGGGCGTCGTGAGCACGCCCTCATCAAGCTCAACTGCGCCGCGCTGCCCTCGACGCTGATCGAGAGCGAGCTCTTCGGTCACGAGAAGGGGTCCTTCACGGGCGCGACGACCCGTCGAAAGGGCCGCTTCGAGCTCGCCGACGGCGGGACGATCTTCCTCGACGAGGTCGGGGAGCTGCCCCTGGAGCTGCAGGCGAAGCTGCTGCGTGTCCTGCAGGAGGGAGAGCTCGAGCGGCTCGGCGGCGCCGAGACGATCTCGGTCGACGTCAGAGTGGTCGCGGCGACGAACCGCGACCT
This Sandaracinaceae bacterium DNA region includes the following protein-coding sequences:
- a CDS encoding sigma 54-interacting transcriptional regulator; amino-acid sequence: MEPERDGGAHALGRRDELILRCAGEGIYGVDREGITTFVNPAGAAMVGYRPEELMGKLSHVLIHHSFADGEHYEHTRCPIYAAFKDGAVHTVRDEVFWRKDGTSFPVEYVSTPIRGDEGELIGAVVTFRDVTERHEREAALREALAEVERLKEKLQEENEYLRDEISGHALSNMIGDSASLGRAKHRVEQVAPTDATVLILGETGVGKELFARAIHDLSGRREHALIKLNCAALPSTLIESELFGHEKGSFTGATTRRKGRFELADGGTIFLDEVGELPLELQAKLLRVLQEGELERLGGAETISVDVRVVAATNRDLAAMVRAGEFRDDLYYRLNVFPIDVPPLRERTDDIPALTEHFVQRLSSRLGKVLGDVSPACMEALVRYPWPGNIRELENVIERAAILAVDRTLPVSDALDARPAEVGGEVETGSRTLEEVERRHIQSVLEHTSWRIEGDKGAARILDLHPNTLRSRMKKLGIRRDAT